Proteins co-encoded in one Streptomyces roseochromogenus subsp. oscitans DS 12.976 genomic window:
- a CDS encoding acyltransferase domain-containing protein — protein MRALAPAPAPAHVTEPERILLLAADSVGGLAALLDTDDSAVAAAGLDPARSNSDAGPVRLGMVAPTAKRLALARRAVAKGRAWQGRSDVWFRPEPLLGRAGGGLAFVFPGLEGDFTPRTDDIAAHFGLPPLSGPDVRVGDVGRHGFGVVGVGRLLDRALRRMGVVPDAVAGHSVGEWTAMAAAGLYATEQVDAFMAEFDPDAVTVPGLAFAALGTSAAQVRAVLAESWADSGIVLSHDNAPRQSMVCGPGTAVEEFVQALRAQGVICQVLPFRSGFHTPMLEPYLAPIREAAERFRLHPPTVPVWSGTTAAPFPRAESAVRELFVRHLLEPVRFRELTEALYDAGHRVFVQAGPGRLTSLIDDTLGDQDHLTVAANAPERSGMSQLRRVATALWTTGAPTVPALPPRTGAPTVPALPPRTPAAVQSHRRPATPVRLDLGGALVSLNGPLLDALRAELRQGSVAAPVEPPHRPAGPGLGEPAGPGLSELDGLAVRSPIAAELTALLRDTADTAARLITASHRRTPRTAAPPRTGPTRAAPTPVGPTPAAPSPATPIPVAPAPATTTVHVSPHTMPHLLDHCFFPQRPGWPDLEDRWPVVPATTIVRHLMDAAEAAAPGLRAVAVHEARFDRWLTATPPVDVPVTVTPDPGRPDRVTVAFGPTARATVELAPHHPEPPPPSPIPDAPERRPEHTAAEIYRERWMFHGPGFQGLTDLTALGERHIRGVITAPAAPGALLDNVGQLLGYWIMATHTERTVVFPVRMRHMRFHGPHPAPGAEVGCVLRITSLTDTVLEADAELSVGGRVWAVIDGWQDRRFDNDPATRPVERFPERHTLSEARPGAWALVHERWPDLASRELIMRNTLGGAERTEYAARPPRGRRQWLLGRIAAKDAVRQWLWQHGEGPVFPAELRVDNDELGRPRVTGTHGRALPPLDVSLAHRAEAAVAIVRPHTPQPGPGIDIEEVTERDPATLATALGPAELRLLHARSTDGTGTEAEWFTRFWAAKEAVAKAEGVGFGGRPRDFAVLETTPDGSRLLVSGRLERVYTVYCAPVTNPPALPDRTYVVAWTTGPGAEDGPADDRRADDPHPHEAAEESPR, from the coding sequence GTGCGTGCCCTCGCTCCCGCTCCCGCTCCCGCGCACGTCACCGAGCCCGAGCGGATCCTGCTGCTCGCCGCCGACAGCGTGGGCGGCCTGGCCGCCCTCCTCGACACCGACGACTCGGCCGTGGCGGCCGCAGGGCTCGACCCCGCCCGGTCAAACTCCGACGCCGGTCCCGTCCGGCTCGGGATGGTCGCCCCGACCGCCAAGCGGCTCGCCCTGGCGCGGCGCGCGGTCGCCAAGGGCCGCGCCTGGCAGGGGCGCAGCGATGTGTGGTTCCGGCCGGAGCCACTGCTCGGCCGGGCCGGCGGCGGGCTGGCGTTCGTCTTCCCTGGACTGGAAGGCGACTTCACCCCGCGCACGGACGACATCGCCGCCCACTTCGGCCTGCCCCCGCTGTCCGGCCCGGACGTCCGGGTCGGCGACGTAGGGAGGCACGGCTTCGGGGTCGTCGGTGTGGGCCGCCTGCTGGACCGGGCGCTGCGCCGCATGGGCGTCGTACCGGACGCGGTCGCCGGGCACAGCGTCGGCGAGTGGACGGCCATGGCGGCGGCCGGGCTGTACGCCACAGAACAAGTGGACGCGTTCATGGCCGAGTTCGACCCGGACGCGGTCACTGTCCCCGGTCTCGCCTTCGCGGCCCTCGGCACCTCCGCCGCACAGGTCCGCGCCGTGCTCGCGGAGTCCTGGGCGGACTCCGGGATCGTGCTCTCCCACGACAACGCACCGCGCCAGTCCATGGTCTGCGGACCCGGCACGGCGGTCGAGGAGTTCGTACAGGCCCTGCGTGCCCAGGGGGTGATCTGCCAGGTGCTGCCCTTCCGGTCCGGCTTCCACACGCCGATGCTGGAGCCGTACCTCGCGCCCATCAGGGAGGCCGCCGAACGCTTCCGGCTGCACCCGCCGACCGTGCCGGTGTGGTCGGGTACGACCGCGGCGCCCTTCCCGCGGGCCGAGTCCGCGGTACGCGAGCTGTTCGTACGGCACCTGCTGGAACCGGTCCGCTTCCGCGAGCTGACCGAGGCCCTGTACGACGCCGGTCACCGCGTCTTCGTCCAGGCGGGCCCCGGCCGGCTCACCTCCCTGATCGACGACACCCTCGGCGATCAAGACCACCTGACGGTCGCCGCCAACGCGCCCGAGCGCAGTGGCATGTCCCAACTGCGCCGCGTCGCAACGGCGTTGTGGACGACCGGAGCGCCGACGGTCCCGGCACTGCCACCCCGCACCGGAGCGCCGACGGTTCCGGCACTGCCACCCCGCACCCCAGCAGCCGTACAGTCACACCGCCGCCCAGCCACACCCGTCCGGCTCGACCTCGGCGGCGCCCTCGTCTCCCTGAACGGCCCGCTCCTCGACGCACTCCGCGCGGAACTACGCCAGGGATCGGTCGCCGCGCCTGTCGAGCCCCCGCACCGCCCAGCCGGTCCCGGCCTCGGCGAACCGGCCGGGCCGGGCCTGAGCGAACTGGACGGACTCGCCGTGCGCTCCCCGATCGCCGCCGAATTGACCGCCCTGCTGCGGGACACCGCAGACACGGCGGCACGGCTGATCACCGCAAGCCACCGCCGCACCCCACGGACCGCCGCTCCCCCGCGCACCGGGCCCACCCGCGCCGCGCCCACCCCCGTCGGACCGACCCCGGCCGCCCCCTCCCCCGCCACACCCATCCCCGTCGCCCCGGCCCCGGCCACCACCACCGTCCACGTCTCCCCCCACACCATGCCCCACCTCCTGGACCACTGCTTCTTCCCGCAACGTCCCGGCTGGCCCGATCTGGAGGACCGCTGGCCGGTGGTGCCGGCCACCACGATCGTGCGGCATCTGATGGACGCGGCGGAGGCGGCGGCCCCCGGGCTGCGGGCGGTCGCCGTGCACGAGGCCCGCTTCGACCGCTGGCTCACCGCGACACCCCCCGTCGACGTGCCGGTCACCGTCACCCCGGACCCCGGCCGCCCGGACCGCGTCACCGTCGCCTTCGGCCCCACGGCCCGCGCCACGGTCGAACTCGCCCCGCACCACCCCGAACCGCCCCCGCCCAGCCCGATCCCCGACGCGCCCGAACGCCGCCCCGAGCACACCGCCGCCGAGATCTACCGGGAGCGCTGGATGTTCCACGGCCCCGGATTCCAGGGCCTGACCGACCTCACCGCGCTCGGCGAGCGGCACATCCGGGGTGTGATCACCGCACCCGCCGCGCCGGGCGCCCTGCTGGACAACGTGGGCCAGCTGCTCGGCTACTGGATCATGGCGACCCATACCGAACGGACCGTCGTCTTCCCCGTGCGGATGCGGCACATGCGGTTCCACGGGCCCCACCCGGCCCCCGGCGCCGAGGTCGGCTGCGTCCTGCGGATCACCTCCCTCACCGACACCGTCCTGGAAGCCGACGCGGAACTCAGCGTCGGCGGCCGGGTGTGGGCCGTGATCGACGGCTGGCAGGACCGCCGCTTCGACAACGACCCGGCCACCCGGCCCGTCGAACGCTTCCCCGAGCGCCACACCCTGTCCGAGGCCAGACCCGGCGCCTGGGCGCTGGTGCACGAGCGCTGGCCGGACCTCGCCTCCCGCGAGCTGATCATGCGCAACACGCTCGGCGGCGCCGAACGGACCGAGTACGCCGCACGCCCGCCGCGCGGCCGCCGGCAGTGGCTGCTCGGCCGGATCGCGGCCAAGGACGCCGTACGGCAGTGGCTGTGGCAGCACGGCGAAGGACCCGTCTTCCCGGCCGAACTCCGCGTAGACAACGACGAGTTGGGCCGCCCCCGCGTCACCGGCACGCACGGCCGCGCCCTGCCCCCGCTGGACGTCTCGCTCGCCCACCGCGCCGAGGCGGCCGTCGCGATCGTCCGGCCGCACACCCCGCAGCCAGGCCCCGGCATCGACATCGAGGAGGTCACCGAGCGCGACCCGGCCACGCTCGCCACCGCGCTCGGCCCGGCCGAACTGCGCCTGCTGCACGCCCGGTCGACGGACGGCACCGGCACGGAGGCCGAGTGGTTCACCCGGTTCTGGGCCGCCAAGGAGGCGGTCGCCAAGGCCGAGGGCGTCGGATTCGGCGGCCGGCCACGGGACTTCGCCGTACTGGAGACCACCCCGGACGGCAGTCGGCTCCTGGTCTCCGGCCGCCTGGAACGCGTCTACACCGTGTACTGCGCCCCGGTGACCAATCCGCCAGCCCTGCCGGACCGCACCTACGTCGTGGCGTGGACGACCGGCCCCGGAGCCGAGGACGGACCAGCCGACGACAGACGAGCCGACGACCCGCACCCCCACGAAGCAGCCGAGGAGTCCCCCCGATGA
- a CDS encoding acyl carrier protein, producing MNPTQPAPAQPTVNAVLADVTDMLRTVLAEYGDDDVLIGMSTTFNRDLELESIDLVTLAGLLEERYGQRVNLAEFLAGMEFDEIIDLTVGRLVEYVVWSLKTTQAG from the coding sequence ATGAACCCCACCCAGCCGGCCCCGGCGCAGCCCACCGTCAACGCCGTGCTCGCCGATGTCACCGACATGCTCCGCACGGTGCTGGCGGAGTACGGTGACGACGACGTGCTGATCGGCATGTCCACCACCTTCAACCGCGACCTGGAACTGGAGAGCATCGACCTCGTCACCCTGGCCGGGCTGCTGGAGGAGCGGTACGGGCAGCGGGTCAACCTCGCCGAGTTCCTCGCCGGCATGGAGTTCGACGAGATCATCGACCTGACGGTCGGCCGGCTCGTGGAGTACGTGGTGTGGAGCCTGAAGACCACGCAGGCGGGCTGA
- a CDS encoding alpha/beta fold hydrolase — protein sequence MAMVDAGGIRLHVQRTGPADGRVPHATVVLVHGLLTDSLASYYFTVAPAFAAAGLDVVMYDLRGHGRSERPPDGYTLDQNIDDLEALLDRLAVTGPVHLVGNSYGGTIAFGFAARHPERTATLTLIESEPATAAWAAKLGRILDRVMTQLAHNEPDALAWIIAHRGHNTARLAKGAARLARETTLGRDIPASRVLTEEAIRAVRCPVLGVYGGESDLADLVPVERELLTDYRAVVLPGHEHSVLVEAPAAVGGHILDLIRAGAGVG from the coding sequence ATGGCGATGGTCGACGCCGGCGGCATCCGGCTGCACGTCCAGCGCACGGGCCCGGCCGACGGCCGCGTCCCGCACGCCACGGTCGTCCTGGTGCACGGGCTGCTCACCGACAGCCTGGCCAGCTACTACTTCACCGTCGCGCCCGCCTTCGCCGCGGCCGGACTCGACGTCGTCATGTACGACCTGCGCGGGCACGGCCGCAGCGAGCGCCCGCCGGACGGCTACACCCTCGACCAGAACATCGACGACCTGGAGGCGCTCCTCGACCGGCTGGCGGTCACCGGGCCCGTCCACCTCGTCGGCAACTCCTACGGCGGCACCATCGCCTTCGGTTTCGCCGCCCGCCACCCGGAGCGCACGGCCACGCTGACGCTGATCGAGTCCGAACCAGCGACCGCCGCCTGGGCCGCGAAGCTCGGCCGCATCCTCGACCGGGTCATGACCCAACTCGCCCACAACGAGCCCGACGCCCTCGCCTGGATCATCGCGCACCGGGGCCACAACACCGCCCGGCTGGCCAAGGGCGCGGCCCGGCTCGCCCGCGAGACGACCCTCGGCCGGGACATCCCTGCCAGCCGGGTGCTGACCGAGGAGGCGATCAGGGCCGTACGCTGCCCGGTCCTCGGCGTGTACGGAGGCGAGTCGGACCTCGCCGATCTGGTGCCGGTGGAGCGGGAGTTGCTGACGGACTACCGGGCGGTCGTGCTGCCCGGGCACGAGCACTCGGTGCTGGTGGAGGCGCCGGCCGCCGTCGGCGGGCACATCCTGGACCTGATCCGCGCCGGGGCGGGGGTCGGATGA
- a CDS encoding glycosyltransferase, with product AARGHRVAWACADPALVRRLAGADAEVFGCAGPVPGAEGVVRPPDLRGAEALRFLWEWYLLPLADAMAPGVHAAAEVFRPDVVVADQQAFAGALVAERLGLPWATSATTPAEFTGAYDGLPKVAAWLSDRLTELRARIGDPSGTADPRYSPHLLLVFSTPELIGPQAPLAPHIHYVGPSLADRPAGPGFPWERLDQGRAKVLVTLGTANADAGGRFLAECRTALRERADRVQAVIADPGGLLAARPGDKDVLVLSSVPQLPLLERVDAVICHAGHNTVCEALWHGVPLVVAPIRDDQPVVAGQV from the coding sequence GCCGCGCGCGGACACCGGGTGGCCTGGGCGTGCGCGGACCCGGCGCTGGTGCGCCGGCTCGCGGGCGCCGACGCCGAGGTCTTCGGCTGCGCGGGTCCGGTCCCGGGCGCCGAGGGCGTCGTACGACCGCCGGACCTGCGGGGCGCTGAGGCACTGAGGTTTCTGTGGGAGTGGTACCTGCTGCCGCTGGCCGACGCCATGGCACCGGGCGTCCATGCGGCGGCCGAGGTGTTCCGCCCGGACGTGGTCGTGGCCGACCAGCAGGCCTTCGCCGGCGCCCTGGTGGCCGAACGCCTCGGCCTGCCGTGGGCCACTTCGGCCACCACCCCGGCGGAGTTCACCGGCGCCTACGACGGGCTGCCGAAGGTCGCCGCCTGGCTGAGCGATCGCCTGACCGAGCTGCGCGCCCGCATCGGCGACCCGTCCGGCACCGCCGACCCCCGGTACTCGCCGCATCTGCTGCTGGTGTTCAGCACGCCCGAACTCATCGGCCCCCAGGCCCCGTTGGCCCCGCACATTCACTACGTCGGCCCCTCCCTCGCCGACCGCCCGGCCGGCCCCGGCTTCCCCTGGGAACGACTGGACCAGGGCCGGGCGAAGGTCCTGGTGACCCTGGGCACGGCGAACGCCGACGCGGGCGGCCGGTTCCTCGCCGAGTGCCGCACCGCGCTGCGCGAGCGCGCCGACCGGGTGCAGGCGGTGATCGCCGACCCGGGTGGCCTCCTCGCGGCACGGCCCGGCGACAAGGACGTCCTGGTCCTCTCGTCGGTGCCCCAACTCCCCCTGCTGGAAAGGGTGGACGCGGTCATCTGCCACGCCGGGCACAACACCGTGTGCGAGGCGCTGTGGCACGGCGTCCCGCTCGTCGTCGCGCCCATCCGTGACGATCAGCCCGTGGTGGCCGGACAGGTC
- a CDS encoding class I SAM-dependent methyltransferase yields MAALRPAYQDDLATGTDRFFAAPRPDCPWCGSARIAARLHTTDLLQHKPGRFTLDRCADCGHTFQNPQLTGEGLEFYYRDFYDGLGEQRMSGTFGGRGAMYRGRAEAMLPHDPAPKTWLDVGTGHGHFCATARTVLPGTSFDGLDFTDGVELAAREGRVDHAYRGAFPDLAPELTARYDVVSMFHYLEHSTEPDRELRAAHEAVRPGGHLLIEVPDPESRYARLLGRWWLPWLQPQHLHFMPAANLRRRLTELGFTVVAEQHAEAHDPVDLLAAVWLALDHTAPREDAPWLPEPPGGLRRAARTALVLAGVPALITATLLDRFAIRPLSHRLGLSNAYRLVARRE; encoded by the coding sequence ATCGCCGCCCTGCGCCCCGCCTACCAGGACGACCTGGCGACCGGCACGGACCGCTTCTTCGCCGCCCCCCGTCCCGACTGCCCCTGGTGCGGCTCGGCCCGTATCGCCGCACGCCTGCACACCACCGACCTGCTCCAGCACAAGCCCGGCCGCTTCACCCTCGACCGCTGCGCCGACTGCGGCCACACCTTCCAGAACCCTCAACTGACCGGAGAGGGACTGGAGTTCTACTACCGGGACTTCTACGACGGCCTCGGCGAGCAGCGCATGAGCGGCACCTTCGGCGGCCGTGGTGCCATGTACCGGGGCCGCGCCGAGGCGATGCTGCCGCACGACCCCGCCCCGAAGACCTGGCTGGACGTGGGCACCGGCCACGGCCACTTCTGCGCGACCGCCCGGACGGTCCTGCCCGGCACCTCCTTCGACGGGCTCGACTTCACCGACGGCGTCGAACTCGCCGCCCGCGAGGGCCGCGTGGACCACGCCTACCGCGGCGCCTTCCCGGACCTCGCCCCCGAACTCACCGCCCGCTACGACGTGGTGAGCATGTTCCACTACCTGGAGCACAGCACCGAACCGGACCGCGAACTCCGCGCCGCCCACGAGGCCGTACGCCCCGGCGGACACCTCCTCATCGAGGTGCCGGACCCGGAGAGCCGTTACGCCCGGCTGCTCGGCCGCTGGTGGCTGCCCTGGCTCCAGCCGCAGCACCTGCACTTCATGCCGGCCGCCAATCTCCGGCGGCGGCTGACCGAGCTGGGCTTCACGGTGGTCGCCGAGCAGCACGCCGAGGCACACGACCCGGTCGACCTGCTCGCCGCCGTCTGGCTGGCCCTCGACCACACCGCCCCGCGCGAGGACGCCCCCTGGCTGCCCGAACCGCCCGGCGGCCTGCGCCGCGCCGCCCGCACCGCGCTCGTCCTGGCGGGCGTACCCGCGCTGATCACGGCGACGCTCCTCGACCGTTTCGCGATCCGCCCCCTGTCCCACCGCCTCGGCCTGTCCAACGCCTACCGCCTGGTGGCCCGCCGGGAGTGA
- a CDS encoding lysylphosphatidylglycerol synthase transmembrane domain-containing protein translates to MSSPSPSSLSSLPLSPASSLTRGTVSPRPASFMAGRSVRLALCLAPLLLAGGWAMANRPAVYEGVSRLVAADPWWLLAGGGFTCLNWVAASCVRQGALPDRVPPGLLLASQFAAGAANHTLPAGFGAHAVTVRFLRARGVPLDRATASIGLYSLAKSSAKTVVLVVLLATSPAWRRLGELVPDGRLLVPLAAIVGGALAVAGVLLTVVRPLRRPVTGLLRSALADAREVHTRPARVAALWGGAVAMPLLQGTTLACIGAALGLELPWAHVVLAYLAAGTAVGAVPAPGGLAVDAALVWTLVTFGSPLAVATATVIGYRVLTDWVPLLPGTLMLSALIRAKVL, encoded by the coding sequence GTGTCCTCACCGTCCCCGTCCTCACTCTCCTCGCTCCCCCTGTCTCCGGCCTCCTCGCTCACGCGGGGAACGGTTTCACCCCGGCCCGCGTCCTTCATGGCGGGCCGGTCCGTACGGCTGGCCCTGTGCCTGGCTCCGCTGCTGCTGGCCGGCGGCTGGGCGATGGCCAACCGGCCCGCGGTGTACGAGGGGGTCTCGCGGCTCGTCGCCGCGGATCCCTGGTGGCTGCTGGCCGGGGGCGGCTTCACCTGCCTGAACTGGGTGGCGGCCTCCTGCGTACGGCAGGGCGCCCTGCCCGACCGGGTGCCGCCGGGACTGCTGCTGGCCTCGCAGTTCGCCGCCGGTGCCGCCAACCACACGCTCCCCGCCGGATTCGGCGCCCATGCCGTCACCGTGCGCTTTCTGCGGGCGCGCGGGGTGCCGCTGGACCGTGCGACCGCGTCCATCGGGCTGTACTCGCTGGCGAAGTCCTCCGCCAAGACGGTCGTGCTGGTGGTCCTTCTCGCGACATCGCCGGCCTGGCGGCGCCTCGGCGAGCTGGTCCCGGACGGGCGCCTGCTGGTGCCGCTCGCCGCGATCGTCGGCGGTGCCCTCGCGGTCGCGGGCGTGCTGCTGACGGTCGTACGACCGTTGCGGCGGCCCGTGACCGGGCTGCTGCGCTCCGCCCTCGCGGATGCGCGGGAGGTGCACACGCGGCCCGCCCGGGTGGCCGCGCTGTGGGGCGGCGCTGTCGCGATGCCGCTGCTGCAGGGGACCACGCTCGCCTGTATCGGTGCCGCGCTCGGGCTGGAGCTGCCCTGGGCGCACGTCGTGCTCGCCTATCTCGCGGCGGGTACGGCCGTCGGGGCGGTGCCCGCGCCGGGCGGGCTCGCGGTCGACGCGGCACTGGTGTGGACGCTGGTCACCTTCGGCTCCCCCCTGGCGGTGGCCACCGCGACCGTGATCGGCTACCGGGTGCTGACCGACTGGGTGCCCCTGCTGCCGGGCACCCTGATGCTGTCGGCGCTGATCCGCGCGAAGGTGCTGTGA
- a CDS encoding DedA family protein, whose product MHVQEWLDSVPAVAVYAMVALVIGLESLGIPLPGEIVLVSAALMSSQHSDINPIVLGACATAGAVVGDSIGYAIGRKGGRPLLAWLGGKFPRHFSEGHVATAERSFEKWGMWAVFFGRFVALLRIFAGPLAGVLHMPYWKFLIANVLGGICWAGGTTAVIYYVGVVAEDWLKKFSYVGLAAAVLVGLASMLLVKRKAKKAQQHDERDAEPVNAGE is encoded by the coding sequence GTGCACGTCCAGGAATGGCTCGACTCGGTGCCGGCGGTCGCCGTCTACGCCATGGTGGCCCTGGTGATCGGTCTGGAGAGCCTGGGCATCCCGCTCCCGGGAGAGATCGTCCTGGTCTCGGCGGCGCTGATGTCCTCCCAGCACTCGGACATCAACCCGATCGTCCTCGGCGCGTGTGCGACCGCCGGCGCCGTGGTCGGCGACTCCATCGGCTACGCCATCGGCCGCAAGGGCGGCCGCCCGCTGCTCGCCTGGCTGGGCGGGAAGTTCCCGAGACACTTCAGCGAGGGCCATGTGGCCACCGCCGAGCGGTCCTTCGAGAAGTGGGGCATGTGGGCCGTCTTCTTCGGCCGCTTCGTCGCCCTCCTGCGCATCTTCGCCGGCCCGCTCGCGGGCGTCCTCCACATGCCGTACTGGAAGTTCCTGATCGCCAACGTCCTCGGCGGCATCTGCTGGGCGGGCGGCACCACGGCCGTCATCTACTACGTGGGCGTCGTCGCCGAGGACTGGCTGAAGAAGTTCTCCTACGTCGGCCTCGCGGCCGCGGTCCTGGTCGGCCTGGCCTCCATGCTCCTCGTCAAGCGCAAGGCGAAGAAGGCCCAGCAGCACGACGAACGAGACGCAGAACCAGTCAATGCCGGGGAGTGA
- a CDS encoding gamma carbonic anhydrase family protein has translation MTQQALIVGIGGHEPQIDPEAFVAPTAAVIGDVSLHSGTSVWYGAVVRGDVETITVGANANVQDNVTLHADPGFPVSIGERVSIGHNAVVHGATVEDDCLVGMGATVLNGAVIGAGSLVAAQALVPQGMVVPPGSLVAGVPAKVKRPLSEEERQGVTLKGTMYAELAKAHKDVHRPL, from the coding sequence ATGACGCAGCAGGCGCTGATCGTGGGCATCGGGGGCCATGAGCCGCAGATCGACCCGGAGGCGTTCGTCGCGCCCACGGCCGCTGTGATCGGGGACGTTTCGCTCCACTCCGGGACGAGTGTCTGGTACGGGGCGGTCGTGCGCGGTGATGTGGAGACGATCACCGTGGGGGCGAACGCGAATGTGCAGGACAACGTGACGCTTCACGCCGATCCCGGTTTTCCGGTTTCGATCGGCGAGCGGGTTTCCATCGGGCACAACGCGGTGGTGCACGGGGCGACCGTGGAGGACGACTGCCTCGTCGGCATGGGGGCGACTGTGCTGAACGGTGCGGTGATCGGGGCCGGTTCGCTGGTCGCCGCGCAGGCGTTGGTGCCGCAGGGGATGGTGGTACCACCGGGGTCGTTGGTGGCGGGGGTGCCGGCGAAGGTCAAGCGGCCGCTCTCCGAGGAGGAGCGGCAGGGGGTCACCCTCAAGGGCACGATGTATGCCGAGTTGGCGAAGGCGCACAAGGATGTGCATCGGCCCCTTTAG
- a CDS encoding acyltransferase, protein MPKRKNTFSSWRQGLAQRAVHAAWAWVQCTGSVTADHPGRLTFGAIGEATRLAFPLGTVFGEPWIHLGSHCIIGEQVTLTAGLMPDLDLGPDPILRIGDGVVLGRGSHVIADTTVTIGSDCYFGPYVYVTSTNHSYDDPHQPIGKQWPRMEPVEIGPGCWIGTGAVILPGARIGRNVVVAAGAVVRGTVPDHAVVAGAPARVVRRWTPKEGWQPPLRTPAPVPIPDGMTPEQLRALAELDEDAVARLAELETES, encoded by the coding sequence GTGCCGAAGCGCAAGAACACGTTCTCATCCTGGAGGCAGGGCCTCGCCCAGCGCGCCGTTCACGCGGCCTGGGCCTGGGTCCAGTGCACCGGCTCCGTCACCGCCGATCACCCCGGCCGCCTGACCTTCGGCGCGATCGGCGAAGCCACCCGCCTCGCCTTCCCGCTCGGTACGGTCTTCGGCGAGCCCTGGATCCACCTCGGCTCCCACTGCATCATCGGCGAGCAGGTCACGCTGACCGCCGGCCTGATGCCGGACCTGGACCTCGGCCCTGACCCGATCCTGCGCATCGGGGACGGGGTGGTCCTCGGCCGCGGCAGCCATGTCATCGCGGACACGACGGTCACCATCGGCAGCGACTGCTACTTCGGCCCGTACGTCTACGTCACCTCCACCAACCACTCCTACGACGACCCGCACCAGCCGATCGGCAAGCAGTGGCCGCGCATGGAGCCCGTGGAGATAGGCCCCGGCTGCTGGATCGGCACCGGCGCGGTGATTCTGCCGGGCGCGCGGATCGGCCGGAACGTGGTCGTCGCGGCCGGTGCGGTGGTGCGCGGCACGGTGCCCGACCACGCCGTGGTGGCCGGTGCACCCGCCCGGGTCGTGCGGCGCTGGACGCCGAAGGAGGGCTGGCAGCCGCCGTTGCGGACCCCGGCCCCGGTGCCGATCCCGGACGGGATGACCCCGGAGCAGCTGCGCGCGCTGGCCGAACTGGACGAGGACGCAGTGGCCCGCCTCGCGGAACTCGAAACCGAGAGCTGA
- a CDS encoding DMT family transporter — MTAFFALITSLLWGLADFGGGLLTRRTPALTVVVVSQAIAATVLGAIVVATGGWSEAGPRLWFAFAAGLAGPVALLSFYKALALGPMGVVSPLATLSVAVPVGVGLVLGERPGLLQVTGIAVAVTGIVLAGGPQLRGAPVQRRTILLTLVAALGFGTVFALITEASTSVTGLFLALFVQRLTNVAVGGAALAVSVRRDGRAVPESGFPWASLPALAFVGLADVAANGTYAIAAQHGPVTVAAVLASLYPVVTALAARGFLSERLRAVQAAGAGLALVGTLLLATG, encoded by the coding sequence GTGACCGCATTCTTCGCCCTGATCACCAGCCTGCTGTGGGGGCTGGCCGACTTCGGCGGCGGGCTGCTGACCCGACGTACGCCCGCGCTGACCGTCGTGGTCGTCTCGCAGGCCATCGCGGCGACGGTGCTGGGCGCGATCGTCGTCGCGACCGGCGGGTGGAGCGAGGCCGGGCCCCGCCTGTGGTTCGCGTTCGCCGCGGGACTGGCGGGGCCGGTCGCCCTGCTCTCCTTCTACAAGGCCCTCGCGCTCGGCCCCATGGGGGTCGTCTCGCCGCTCGCCACGCTGAGTGTGGCCGTGCCGGTCGGCGTGGGCCTGGTTCTCGGCGAACGGCCCGGGCTGCTCCAGGTCACGGGCATCGCGGTCGCCGTCACCGGCATCGTCCTCGCGGGCGGTCCGCAGCTGCGCGGCGCGCCCGTACAGCGCCGGACGATCCTGCTCACGCTGGTCGCGGCACTGGGCTTCGGCACGGTCTTCGCCCTGATCACCGAGGCCTCGACCAGTGTCACCGGCCTGTTCCTCGCCCTGTTCGTCCAGCGGCTGACGAACGTCGCGGTCGGCGGGGCCGCGCTCGCCGTCTCCGTCCGGCGGGACGGCCGGGCGGTTCCGGAGAGCGGCTTCCCCTGGGCCTCGCTGCCCGCACTGGCCTTCGTCGGACTCGCCGACGTGGCCGCCAACGGCACCTATGCGATCGCCGCCCAGCACGGCCCGGTCACCGTCGCGGCCGTGCTCGCCTCGCTGTATCCGGTGGTGACCGCGCTGGCGGCACGCGGCTTCCTCAGCGAGCGGTTGCGTGCGGTGCAGGCGGCGGGTGCGGGGCTCGCACTGGTCGGCACGCTGCTGTTGGCCACCGGCTGA